The DNA sequence AACACACTCAAGAACTTTGACTCAGTCACAATTGTCTGCAAATGCCATGGCAATCTGTTGATtacatatttttcaagaattcaGTGCCATTTCCAGGGATAACAAAAGCAGCAGCTTGGCATGATAAACTCACCAACATGCCAAACTGATCTACGGCATGACTTTACTTGACAATTTGGCTAATTTGATTTTATCAGTGTACTGGCTTTCCTCCCAAAGAGActcccattattattattattattattattattattattattattattattattattatatatatatatataatatatatatatatatatatatatatatatatatatatatatatatatatattataattataatattaataattattataattataatatattatttataatatatatatattatatattataataataataataatacatccgTTTTTTCTATGCCATGTCTGTCACTGACACTGTCTTTTCAGTGTACATAAGGTAGCATagccttctttttttgtgtaaatTACCAAAATCTGAAGCATCCTATCCCAAAGTGATGCTGAAAGTCTGGCACACGCATTAATCATACCTAGGCATTACCCCATTACCATTTTGATAGGTGCTCAAATAAGTCCTTCAAAATCATACAGTCAaatcaaaatgctgcagcctgcagcacTGCAGAgatgttgaaatatgtgtttctCCCCTTTTTTTCACAATCTGAATCAATATTTGCAAACCTCTACCATAGAGTTTCTCCTCAGCTCCACCATTTTTGTGTCTGATGtttgttatttatttgattttgttttgttattttctaaAGATAGCTAGTCTTACTTCTGATGCCATTAGGTAGCCCTCTTACCTTCTCTTGCTGACCAGTCTCTCTTTATTCAAAATAAATCATTAATAGGTTAATTCAGATCATGTGAACACTGATAATTAAGCAAGACATTTAATTTGCCAGTTATTGTATCCAGCATACTGTATTACATATCATAGATCATATTATAATAATTCATTAACAATTGGGGATTTGTCAGGTATTATTGAATTGGACTGACCTGAACtaaatttaattattatatCTTTCTTTATGAAGTTATTTTTGTCCATATTGTAGTTTATATAGCCTATAGTTCTTTGGAAATGTTGAGATATTCTACTGATTTAGTACAGTATAATGATTATTTACACTTCCTTGTGaatatatttaaattatttCATCATATGTAATTCAGGAGTTCATACTTTGTATCACACTTTAAATAAAATACCATGTCCATTGAATAAATAGATTTTATAAAGCCAATTCTTTGGCTCAGGCTCTAgaaaagacagagagagagagtaccTTTCAAAACATCGGTGAGCGACATTTCCCTGCAAAATAACCTAAAATACACATTTCTGTGAATATAAACATACATGTATACTCCTGTTACATGTCCTTGGCGTTAAGATTAGAGCATTCATCGCAACAAAAATTGCCAGGATTATGTTAAATATGAGAAGCTCATTACATGAAAATGAAGCTATTCCCTTAATGGCTttagaccagtgtttcccaaccctggtcctcggcagagccggattaacgcataggcaaactaggcatgtgcctagggcccgatttttttttttttttttgtctgcacacatattaatggttgataacaggccggtaaaaatctaaggcatatatatatgtgcatttttactatatttagtgtacatacatatatatatacgcatacatacgcacagggccgccgcaacggatgtgcgaaccgtgcgaccgcacgggacCTCGCGccccacggggcctcgcgccccaaggggcctggcgctatgggccgtttttttttttccccaatttttttttttttccttttttttttccttttttcccttataaatatcaacagtcacgttccattacagacctaaatgtgtactagtctgtgcatatcaataaatatatgtgcaacgATGCGcttgtctgttgttcaatacaactgatcagaccaagcgcggacacaagctagtctgatccagacgggtggagttggaacaaactgtcacacaatgtcgagagaacgagacgtttgataaatttgttacaaaaatcaccgatccgcccgggtctcaagcagccatggggccccgcgtcgaggcaagcccagatgatgatgaggcaggggaaggtatccagtattttgctaattggagagttaaaattgcgcatatagacacccgatccgacccgaaaaacccaaaaatttgaaATGGCGAGGGGCCCCCCTAGCCATTTCACACAgagcctcgcaaatctcccaaacggctctgcatactcatacatacatatacacatacagacatacatactacagcacactttgtcttactgcaaattttattggtctttgtagattttacttcttatttaactattcaatttaatcaacacatttaattaagattttctgcaaaatgctcacaatcgataagataaggataatttaatagcatttaatagagcgttgtaataacgtataaataataaaaatctaaaaatagtctgatagactgtttaatatacaacacatgacttattttggaatacaaagaaccaacttgactatgactatgctatgtaaaatgtgaattaagttttattaccggtagtaactttggtaagtttaagatttcataaataacatcgatggaggggggcccaaaaatcacagtctgcctagtgtagtccatttatttaatccggctctggtccTCGGGcctcactgtcctgcatgttttagatatttcccttcatcatcacacctgattctaattaatggtcctaattagcttgtcaccaaggtctgcacaactctgttgatgacacagccacttgtatcacggtgtgctgaagcagggtaacatctaaaacatgcaggacagtgggcctcgaggaccagggttgggaaacactgcttgactgtatttttttttttttttaagaaactttatttcaattccagaaaatacaataacattaaaataaatggcaggcatcattcaataatataaaaaacaaacatacataggCATAATTATAgtccaaaaaatataaaattgttcTCTTCACAAAAAAGCTACAATAAAGTGCAAGTAGTTCTTGACATTAACAATTatactaaataataaaaggaaggCAAAACATTCAGATATccgtaaacatttcttttatgaggTTGACGGTggtattacattttttgttattaatcaATTGTATTGtctcaaaatatattttgaaaTCAACTTTAAAGGGAACTAAGGATGGACAGGATTTGGAAAATTTTGCCTTATGAATGTGAAACTTGGCAACAAGAATCATAAAGTTGACCAGTTGTTGAATTTTGTCATTTTGGTTATGGCTTTGGACTGTAAGTAGAAAAACAGACTGCAGGCTGACGTCCTCGAACGTCACATCTCCGCGAGGAGAAACCTGATGCAGGCGGCTGATGCACGTGCTCTGGTGTTTACTTCTTCCAGGAACGCTGGAAGAAGAAACAGGGGGCAGTACCTACAAGTGAGGAAAAGCTTTCCTGGATGGGGTTACTCAGCATTTAAACGAAGACCTTCACAGCGACATAAACACCCGGGAAATGTCCAAGTGAAATGATTTGAATAATCCTCTTGAGCCTTTAAGACACAGCAGCGAGTCGTGAACAGTATGTACAGTAAGTTTGGTTTGAGAGTCTGGGTGTTGTTGTCTTTGTTCTCTCCTCGTGAGTTTACAACTTGAAGCCTTCGAGGTTCGTCAACAAGGCTGTCTTAAAGGACATGTAACACTGCTCGAGCGATGGAAATAGTCGTTTCTGCTTCTGTTTTTCTAACTGTTTAACTAACTCCAAATATTaaacagtttaaaataaaatacaaagatattatttttcagaggtaCAGGGATGAGCAAAATGTTTGGGTGCAATaatacagtgtttattttttatttatttatttttatctttattttcttaCACTGGTCAGTAGCTTGTGTtgttacaatgtttttattgtcttgttttgtttgttgtttttttagtttttttgcttgtttgttggttctttttttccttttgtcctATGCAGTATGTGTCCctatgtatacatgtatgtaggtactagtttgtgtgtgtgtgtgtgtgtgtgtgtgtgtgtgtgtgtgtgtgtgtgtgtgtgtgtgtgtgtgtgtgtgtgtgtgtgtgtgtgtgtgtgtgtgtgtgtgtgtgtgtaattattGTGTATAGGCAATATTATGTTTGCACACATTGCATATAttagctagtcatatttaaggagagggtgtgagagtttataagttttacttcttctcactccctttcgaatatgtactCTGTTATGCCTCATGCtaagacgattgtcttatttctttttttttttttaatatgattcatattcgaaataaacactacaaccaaccaaccaaccaacttaAAATTGACATAACACGCCGTATTTTAATAGGATTTTACATAAAAATGATGAATTTGGtcacaaaaacatatttattgAAGTTTAGACAACATCTGCTGTCATATACAGTAAATAAGTGTAACTAATGCTTGTTCACATGTATAGATACGTTATTTGCTGTAACTGCATTGCTTTTTCAACGTATTACTCTCAACGAGGAGCTAGTTATAAtgagctttttttctttctttttttccatgatAAAGATTACAATGCTTCAACTTGGAAACCTCTTCACTCATTTCCATCTAACCTCCAAAACCCCTCAATGTGCACGAAGAGAGAGTTCTGAGCAGATGTCAACACTGCCTGACTTTTTAAAACATGTCATGTAAGTTTAGAGGTTTACCAAACAATGATTGTATTTGCTTCAGCTGGCTGTGACGTGATGGTAGGTTACATTTCTCATTTCCCACCAAGTCACActgacttatttatttttttatttaattttggaaaAACTGTTACTGAATTTTTAGGTTTTGTAGAAGCTTTAAAAAGAAGCAGCAGAAGGGCGCAGCCCCCTGTTGTGTATTACTCCGCCCCAAATTTGAGGCGGGGACACACAcaactgaggccccgtttacacggagcaaaaacggtggcgttttcatgcgttttggccgttcgtttaaacgaaaacgaagctcaaagtcaccaaaaacgatcatttctgaaaactccggccaaactggagattttcaaaaactctgttttcacgtttgcttgtaaacggagggaaacggatatttaggcttcagaacgtcacattatgcaacagaaacgtcaccagcatcatttgtgtgacctgtgtttacaatttgtttggccaccgtcaatattttcttagttttatattctaaagtcacacttaaagtaactccacttctctgtcactccaaacgaaagactttcgttcagtcttggaagtaactgcagttaaggctgatttatggttccgcgttacaccaacgcagagcctacggcgtagggtacgcagcgacgcgcaccgtacgtaggctacgccgtcgatttaacgcggaaccatattattcaggcttcacacgtgtcatttgttgacgtttttttccaggattctgattggctagcatgactttacgcttctcgttacactgccccctgcaggtttggctgctcatagcaccttaacagcgtatttatgcgggttcgtgtaaacgaggatatttttcaaaacgtagagggggaaatatccttttttgtaaatacccggctatgtgtaaatgtgGCCTGATACGACACACAAGTAGGTCACTGAAGAAATGAACTTTCAAGCGTTGTAAAGTATACTTCAAATATATAATCAAATTGTAATTAATGACAATTTTCTTCAGTCAGTACTGCTGCAGATTCAATAGTTTTTATGGTAGCTTCAATTTTCTGGACCATGAACTTCATTAAtggaaataaaagcatgatTCATGCTCCAGTTTTGTCATATGAGCtgtgagttgtttttttctccatttttcacAATGTATATCAAAATCAGATTGAAATCTAGACTAATAGCTGGCAATATCTCTcctgagaaataaaaaagacaacCATATTTGCTCTTTGGGATGATGTATTACCCTGCAtacattaagaaaaaaatgttatatgatatttctttgtttgtttgtttgtttctataTTGAATTATTCAATGCACTTCCACTGTAGGAAACTCACTGGACTGAGGAAGGAAGATGTTTACAGCAATCTCCGTGTCCCTAACCAGTTTCAGACAGCCAAAGACGACATCAACATTCTTATCCTCACAGGTTTGAACGCATgttgaaattatatttatatggacaTGTGGCTGTGAGTACCAGTAAAAAACACCAGAAACTatctatgtttaaaaaaaaaaaaaaaaaagcgttcaAGTCAAAGATCATCTTTTGAAGCGTGACAGGGGACCAGACAAATGAGTGAAGTCTGGTTAAAAACCTTGCAGCGGCTGAGTCCCTGTCACAAACCTGTGTTACATTTTTATGACTGACCTTTTTGTGTCATTCCTTTGgtcctttattttgttaaatAAGTTTCAGAAAATGAACAACGTCAGTATCAGTGGTATTTTACCAGTGTTAGAGGTTTATAACCCTCTACTTAAGTGTTtaatgttttccttttcttcaggCCAAGGAGTCTTCTGCATAGATGTGAAACCCTGGAGAGGAACAGTGTCTGCTCGCAATCAAAACTGGCATGTGCAAGTGAAAGAAGAAGAGCAGAATTTTTTCAATACCCGCATTGAGCAAATGGAAGATCCATTCAAAGCTATCATGGTAAAAAGATCCAtttagtttaaatgttgagggGTAAATAAAAAAGCATTGTGAAAATGTCAAACTGTGTGGCGCTCTTAAGCACAAGGTCCAATCAATTGTTCAATTCAGCATTTTCATGCAAACTGTTGCAAGGTCAAAGGAGACACTGCAACAATTTGTATGTAAATTTCAAAAACTAGAGTAGAGCTTCTTAAACTTCAGGAGTGGGCACTCTAATAATTATATTCGCAGGCCAAAGGGGGTGGAGGGTGGTTGGGGGAAGTAGGCAGGTGCCTAAACACAGCTGTCACCTTATGTGCTTGGGTCTATTAGCAGTCATTCATTTCCATTTGTATAGATGCTTCATTTGGACTGGAAGCTTGACAGGAGAGTGTTTCTGGTAAACACAAGCTGCAGTATTGAAATGCTTCCAATTAATTGCATCTGTAAGGTCCATTAACCCACACTGTGCAGATACGGCTCAACTTTTTTTGCCAGTTTGAAGTTACATAATTTTTTGAAATTGGTCCTCTGTGTGTTTTAGGTAATCATGCTGCAGAACTGCTGAGGCATGACACTATAGGCTTGAtttaataaacattaaaatatttACTAGGTTAACTGATAAGTCCGCCAATAACTGAAATTAAAGGTTTGCTGCTTTTAAACCTGGTGTATCATTGTTTATCATGTATATTTAGTAGCTTGAAACAATTTGACAATATCATAATGGCTATtataacaaatatattattacaaaattaaattaaatttagcAAAATAATCTAAATCTAGATGTTTTTTGAAAGGAAGAATGGAAGAATAACTGCTGAATGAATTTAGGTTTACAATCAacacaattattttttaaatcattccATACTAATATTTGTTTGTGCTATAAACAACAAATACAGTAAGACATTGACAATTTAAGATGGAACGGATGGAATGatggtgtttatttttttcttctagaCTAAAACGACTAATTTATGTAGCTATTTGAAGAGGAACGGAGCTCCTGTGCACCAAAGTCTCTTCTTCCCTCGGGTCGTCTTCCTCTCCCCAGACTGCAGGCTGGATGAGGAGCTAATGAAGAGGAGGGAGCTGGTCTCCCAAAACCAGATAGATGACTTCCTCAGATCTTTCAAGGAGGACTATATGGCCTGGATAACAGATGCTTTGACTCCCTCCTGGATCTCAGGTGTGTGGTCCTTTGAAAATGGAATTAAAACTTGAAAGATTAATTAATGTTTTAATCTACTGTAAATATGTTATGGAAAAAAAGCTTAACTATGTATTCATCTGTTGTTGTATATTATTGTATCTTTAAACATGCAGTGTAACTCTACTAATTTTCAAGCTAATCCATTGAACAAATGATCCTGATgtgattttcttatttttagctTGTTCTAAGATAAAAAGAGATTTTAACTTGTGAAgacatatgtgtatgtatgaagTTACAGCCATATGACATGAGGACAAGTGCAGTTTAATTTTGTTTATGATAGTGTAATGAATCCCACCACAGGGGGAGATTAAGTGTCAGAGTCCGGTTGAGCTTGGGTTTTCCGTGCCACAGGTCATCTGTCATACAAGCAGATGGAGTCAGTGCGGGAGGTCCTGCGGAGGGTGGGAACGTGGGATCTGGTGCGTTTGCGCTGTGGCGAGCAGCTGAAAGGAGACTACCGGGGCTGCCAGTACATCGCACTCAACCGCCAGGAGACCAGCACGCTGGAGTTTTCCAGGATCAGTGCCCTGTCTGCTGAGTCACTGTGGGCCCTGCTGGGACACGCCCCTCAGGTCAGTCCATTACCAGTCCTCTGTACCTGGGGTTAAATGATGTGCCATGGCTGGAATCATCACGCTGGCATGCAGCCCAACATCAACCAGCAGGTGGCAGTAGTACTTTATGACTGCCTCAGTTTTCAGCTTCTTTTTTCCATGTCTGGTGTTGCTGAAGGGGGAAAATTTTTAAGAGGTACATTTAATTGTAATTTCTCCTAAAGTTGGcgatatatattacattattttataGATTATTTTAGTATATTTAGGatcactttttctttaaaaaaaataaagataacaaCTACATTTTGTGATAAATATTGCAATACAGTTACAGCtaaatttaaaatcatttagaaaaaaaaacctcaaaagttttatttctATCAAACTACCTTCAATTAACCATTCGGTATTTTGATTTTataaaaagtataaaacatttatcaattccaaatgtttcaaaggtctaaataaagaaaatgctCAATTAGGTTGTTGTAGGTTTTTGTTTGGTTATTTTTAACCTGTTTGGCTTTCTTTACTCTAATGTGCACTCTTGGTTACATTTTATTAACACTCcaatttcaaattatttccTTAACTCTTCAGCTTTTCATTGAGGTAATTAATTTGATCACCCTGAGGTACTCAGTGCCGTAGCTCTCATTTCACTTCAAAGTCAAGAGACTTGTACCATGTGtgtgtagatagatagatagatagatagatagatagatagatagatagatagatagatagatagatagatagatagagagatagagagatagagagatagagagatagagagatatGAGGCCTTTTCAAGACCAAGAAGTATAACCCCTGTGCAGCATTCATTACCGATTCACACCCTCCCTCAGCACCTAAAACATGGGTTTTCCATACAAGCCCACTCAGGCTTGTGGCTGCCCACCCCCTAAACCCCCAGACTGTATGCACTTTCCCCCACTCGCCTCCAGCTGCTGTGTATTTGATACATGACCCAGCAGTCATTAGACAGTCTCCAGTGGGCTCTTTTCTCGCCCAAGGGGACACACACAGTGACaggaaaatatattatttcaaaGAAATATTTGTAAATGAAGGCACTGCAAGGAaacatctcaaaaaatgtggCTTGGATGATGTGGTTAATAAGCTGTTAATGTGTCTATTTACCAAGCTGTCAGTTTCCACTTATTGCCAAGCAGGAACCTAAAAAAACTTGTTAGACCTTTTTTGAGGTTTTTCTTAAGGGTTTTGCATtataaaccaaaaataaaattgGTTTCACTGCCTCTATCACCTACCACTGTAGGAAAAAAAGCCCTTTGCTCGTGTGCGGCAGCTGCAAGAGGAAGCTTGGAGGGTGGCAAAGAAACATAATAGCTCCCCCAGGGCATATTTTCAGGGCTCAGAAATAATGCATGCTTTTGATTTGTTACTTGTAAACACACAGCCCAGAAGATCTGTGATGTGACCTATGGTTTTCGCCCGAGCATCTGTTTGCTTGTAAGAAGTGGCATCGGATGCATTTACAAAGCCACCGTTGAAGTGCTAAGTGTGTTTTTTCTGTGAGCTCGTGCAATTACTCTCCAGCGAATGGGACGTCCACATGCCCCAACGTGGAGAATGATTGAGTAGAGTGGCTGTAATTTATTAATTATGGGCTATATTCTTAGACCGTGGTTCTGGCTTCATTCAATTTGTATGGATTGAAAGGtaattactgtgtgtgtgtgtgtgtgtgtgtgtgtgtgtgtgtgtgtgtgtgtgtgtgtgtgtgtgtgtgtgtgtgtgtgtgtgtgtgtgtgtgtgtgtgtgtgtgtgtgtgtgttacagagACAGAGAACAAGCCTCGTCTATTCATCTCATAATTTAAAGTGTAGGTTACTTATGTTGTTCATCTTCATGTCGTCTCTTATTCGAATATTTTGTTTCATGCGTCGTGTTACGGGTTATTATTATAACCTAGAAGAAGCCCCTACATTTTCAAAAGTTCAAAAGTGCGTAGCTGATGAGAATGAACTTCCTTTAAGTGTAAAATGACTACACAGCCCTGTCAGCTGATTAAAAGAAGCGCAGCCACAAGGTGAGACGTTAGAAACACACGGACAACATCTCAACATCTCGGACAATGGTACTAATAAGCAGATCTCGGTTTCCAGAGCTACACCTCGTCTCCCTGACAGGCTAGAGG is a window from the Cololabis saira isolate AMF1-May2022 chromosome 19, fColSai1.1, whole genome shotgun sequence genome containing:
- the si:zfos-911d5.4 gene encoding uncharacterized protein si:zfos-911d5.4; translation: MKLTGLRKEDVYSNLRVPNQFQTAKDDINILILTGQGVFCIDVKPWRGTVSARNQNWHVQVKEEEQNFFNTRIEQMEDPFKAIMTKTTNLCSYLKRNGAPVHQSLFFPRVVFLSPDCRLDEELMKRRELVSQNQIDDFLRSFKEDYMAWITDALTPSWISGHLSYKQMESVREVLRRVGTWDLVRLRCGEQLKGDYRGCQYIALNRQETSTLEFSRISALSAESLWALLGHAPQVTVKMYKRGIQGWLGKSLNATTTIPSNTFVIFRISGEEADAKIPANTIHSITLSA